In Cinclus cinclus chromosome 37, bCinCin1.1, whole genome shotgun sequence, the genomic window GCGTGGACGCCCGcgtggagcagctgctgggctcgCGTTTCATCCGCCAGCACCGGAACCCTCTGGCGGATCCCAACGTCGACCGCATCAACCTGGTCATCCTGGGCAAGGACGGGCTGGCGCGAGAGCTGGCCAACGAGATCCGCGCGCTCTGCACCAGCGACGACAAATACGTCATCGAGGGTAAGATGTACGAGCTGGCGTTGCGGCCCATCGAGGGCAACGTCCGGTTGCCGGTCAACGCCTTCCAGACTCCGACCTTCCAACCGCACGGCTGCCTGTGCCTCTACAACTCCAAGGAGTCGTTGTCCTACGTGGTGGAGAGCATCGAGAAGAGCCGCGAGTCCACCGTGGGCCGGCGCGACAACCACCTGGCGCAGCTGCCGCTCACCCTCATCTTGGTCAACAAACGCGGCGACGCCGGCGGCGAGACGTTGCAGAGCTTGATCCAGCAGGGTCAGCAGATCGCCAGCAAGCTCCAGTGCGTCTTCCTAGACCCGGCGTCGGCCGGCATCGGCTACGGCCGCAACATCAACGAGAAACAGATCGGCCAAGTGCTCAAAGGGCTGCTGGACGCCAAACGCAACCTCAACCTGGTGGTCGGCTCCACCTCGGGCCTCAAGGACGCGACCGACGCCGATCTACGCGTGGTGATGTGCCTGATGTGCGGCGACCCGGTGAGCGCCGACGaggtgctgctgcccatcctgCAGGCTCAGCCGTGCCGGCCGGCGCCGGGCGGAGGCGCGGCGGTGCTGCTGGACACGACGGTGGGATCGCAGCGGCGGCGCGTGGAGCTGTCGCTGTTGTCCTACCACGCGTCCTTCGGGTCGCGCAAGAGCCGTTTGGTGCACGGTTACATCGTCTTCTACGCCGCCAGACGCAAAGCGTCGCTGGCCACGCTGCGCGCCTTCCTGGCCGACGTGCAGGACATCGTGCCGGTGCAGTTGGTGGCGTTGGCGGACGCCTCGGCCGACCTGCTGGACAACGACGTGAGCCGCGAGCAGGTGGCCGAGGGCGAGGAGATCGCGCAGGAGATCGAGGGGCGTTTCGCCACCTTGTCCTGCGGTCAGCCCCAACCCAAGCTGGACGCCTTCCAGCCCTTCTTCAAGGACGCGTTGGACAAGAAGAACATCGTGGAGGCCACTCACATGTACGACAACGCCGCCGAGGCCTGCAGCACCGGCGAGGACGTCTTCAACTCGCCGTGCGCCGGCTCGCCGCTCTGCAATTCCAACTTGCCCGATTCCGAGGACGACCCGGAGCCGCTGCCGGGCTACAGCCCCTTCCGCGAGGAGCCGGCCGTGCCGGCGTTGCCCAAGGACCATTCCAAGCTCTCCATGGAGCTGGAAGGCAACGATGGCTTGTCCTTCATCTTCGAGAGCAAACTCAACAACAAAGTCCCGCCGCCGGTCAAGCCGAAACCGCCcgttcattttgacatcaagggCGACCTCGCCTACCTGGAGCAAGGCCACCGGGACGGCCAGCGGCGCTCGGTGTCCTCCTCCACGTGGTTGCCGCCGGATTGCTTCGACCCTTCGGACTACGCCGAGCCCATGGACGCGGTGGTGAAGCCGCGGAACGAGGAGGAGAACATCTACTCGGTGCCTCACGACAGCACCCAAGGCAAGATCATCACCGTGCGCAACATCAACAAGGCCACGTCCAACGGCAGCGGCAACGGCTCGGACAGCGAGATGGACACCAGCTCGTTGGAGCGAGGCCGAAGGCTGCCGACCGTCACCAAACCGCTGCTGTACCGGGCGCGGTGCGCGCGGCTCGGACGTTTCGCCGGTTACCGGCCCGGCCTGAGCGTCGGAAGCGATGACGAGTTGGGAACGGGGAGGAAGAAGGACGAGGAGCCGGGAGGTCAAGGCGGTTACAAAGGGGACAACGCGGTCATGGCTTACGAGGCGGCCGACGGCGAGGATCCGCGGAGGAGGAACATCCTCAGGAGCCTCAGGAGGACCACCAAGGTGGGCTTGGAGGGGTCGCTTCGGTCAGGGTCAGGGAGGGGTCATCCCAGCGGTCAGGGAGTGGCCAAAGGGTGTGGTCAGTTGGGGAGCGCAGGAGAAGGAGCATCCTCGGGAGGATGAGGACGGTGGGATGAAGGTTGGAGGGATCACTTGGGGGTAATGGTCAAACTCAAGggttgggaatggtgggagatCCCAGAGGTCATCCCAGtggtcagtgtgtgtgtccAAAGCGTTGGTGGAGCCCAGGAGAAGGAGCATCCTCGGGAGGACGATGAAGGTGGGATGAAGGCTGAGGGTTTTGGAGGGGTCAAGGGTTTTGGAGTGATGGTCAAGGTCAAGGACGGCCGGGACTGGTGGGAGATCCCAGGGGTCATCCCAGGGGTCATTCCAGGGGTCATCCCAGGGGTCATCCCAGGGGTCAGTGAGTGGCCAAAGCCTGGTCAGTGCCTTTCATTGggatctggaatttttgggattcaAAAGTGGAATTTTGGGCTCAGAATTTGGATTTTTGGTTCAAAACTTGAATTTTGTGAGTGAATTTCCCATGGATTTCCCGGGACATTCCCATGACATTCCCACGCTGTTCCTGTGACTTTTTCCCATGAATTTCCCATGACATTCCTGTGAATTTCCCACAACGTTCCCGTGACTTTCCCGTGAATTTCCCATGACATCCCCACGACATTTCCCGTCACATTCCCATGAGTTTCCCGTGACTTTCCCGTGAGTTTCCCGTGACATTCCCGTGAATTTCCTGCGACATTTCCCATGACATTCCCGTGGCTTTCCGTGAATTTCCCACACCGTTCCCGTGAATTTCCTGTTTCATTCACATGCCGTTCCCATGGATTTCCCGTTTCATTCCCGCGCCATTCCCATGAATTTCCTGTGACTTTCCATGAATTTCCCACGACGTTCCCGTGACTTTCCCACAAATTCCCCGCGCCGTTCCCGTGAATTTCCCGTTTCATTCCCGCACCATTCCCGTTTCATTCCCGTGCCATGCCCATGAATTTCCCGTGCCGTTCCTGTGCCATTCCCATGAATTTCCCGCGCCACTCCCACGAATTCCGTTCCCGTGCAGTTCCCGTTTCATCCCCATTCCGTTCCTCTGAATTCCGTTCCCCTGAACTCTGTTCCCCTGAATTCCGTTCCCGTTTCATTCCCTGCACCATTCCCACAAATTCCATTCCCATTTCATTCCCTCAGCGTTCCCATGAATTCCATTCCCATTTCATTCCCCTGAATTCTGTTCCCGTTTCATTCCTGTTTCATTCCCGCCCCATTCCCACGaattccattcccagttcattcccgagttccattcccagttcattcccgagttccattcccagttcattcccgagttccattcccagttcattccctcACCGTTCCCGTGAATTCCATTCCCGTTTCATTCCTGCACCATTCCCATGAATTCCATTCCCGTTTCATTCCCGTTCCGTCCCTGCGCCGGTCCCCTGAATTCTCTTTCCCTGAATTCCGTTCCCCTGAGTTCTGTTCCCATTTCATTCCCCTGAATTCCGCTCCCATGAATTCCGTTCCCGTTTCATTCCCGTTTCATTCCCTCACCATTCCCATGCATTCCGTTCCCGTTTCATTCCCGTTTCATTCCCCTGAATTCCGTTCCCGTTTCACTCCCCTGAGTTCCGTTCCTGTTTCATTCCCATTTCATTCCCTGCACCATTCCCATGAATTCCGTTCCCGTTTCATTCCCATTTCATTCCCATCAATTCCGCTCCCCTGAGTTCCATTCCCGTCTCATTCCTGTCTCGTTCCCGTTTCATTCCCGTTTCATTCCGCTCCCCTGAGTTCCGTTCCCGTTTCGTTCCCGTCCCGTTCCCATCtcattcccgttcccgttcccgtcccGTTCCCATTTTGTTCCCGTTCCCgtcccgtccctgtccccgttcccgttcccgttccgttcccgttcccattcccattttgtTCCTGTCCCGTCCCCATTCCTGTTCCCGTCCTGTCCCCGTTTCGTTCCCGTCCCGTTCCCGtcctgttcccgttcccatttTGTTCCTGTCCCGTTCCTGTCCcgtcctgtccccatccccgttCCTGTCtcattcccgttcccgttcccgtcccgttccgtccccgtccccgtcccgtCCCCGTTCCCGTCTCATTCCcgttcctgttcctgttcccgtctcattcccgttcccattcccgtccTGTCCCCGTTCCCGTCCCCGTTCCCGTCCCCGTTCCCGTCCCCGTTCCCGTCCCCGTTCCCGTCTCATCCCCGTCCCCGTTCCCGTTTTATTCCCGTCTCATTCCcgtccccgttcccgttcccgttcccattcccgtccccgttcccgttccccgttcccgtccccgtccccgttcCCGTCTCATCCCCGTTCCCGTCCCCATTCCCGTCTcatccccgtccccgtcccgtccccgttcccgtcccatccccgttcccgtccctgttcccatccccgttcccgtccccgtccccgtccccgttcccgttcccgtcccCGTTCCCGTCTCATCCCCGTCCCCGTTCCCGTTTTATTCCCGTCTCATTCCcgtccccgttcccgttcccgttcccattcccgtccccgttcccgttcccattcccgtccctgtccccgttcCCGTCTCATCCCCGTCCCGTCCCCGTTCCCGTCTCatccccgttcccgttcccgtcccCATTCCCGTCTCATCCCCGTCCCGTCCCCGTTCCCGTCTCATCCCCGttcccgtccccgtccccgttcccattcccgtccccattcccatccccgttcccgtccccgttcccgtctcatccccgttcccgtccccgttcccatccccattcccatccccgtTCCTGTCCCCGTTCCCGTCTCATCCCCGTTCCTGTCCCCGTTCccgtccccattcccatccccgtTCCTGTCCCCGTTCCCGTCTCATCCCCATTCCCGTCCCAGTCCCGTCCCCGTTCCCGTCTCATCCCCGTTCCCGTCCCCGTTCCCGTctcattcccgttcccattcccattcctgtcccgttcccatccccattcccgtccccgttcccgtctcatccccgttcccgtccccgttcccgtccccattcccatccccgtcccgtccccgttcccgttcccagtcccgtccccgttcccgtctcatccccgttcccgtccccgttcccgtctcatccccgttcccatccccgttcccgtccccgtccccgttcCCGCCCCATTCCCgtccccgttcccattcccatccccgttcccgtccccgttcccgttcccagtcccgtccccgttcccgtctcatccccgttcccgttcccagtcccgtccccgttcccgtccccgttcccgtccccgttcccgtctcatccccgttcccgtccccgttcccgttcccagtCCCGTCCCCGTTCCCGTCTCATCCCCGTTCCCGCCCCATTCCCgtccccgttcccattcccatccccattcccgtCCCCGTTCCCGTCCCCGTTCCCGTCCCCGTTCCCGTCTCATCCCCGTTCCCGTCCCCGTCTCATCCCCGTTCCCGTCCCCGTTCCCGTCTCatccccgttcccatccccattcccgtCCCCGTTCCCGCCCCATTCCCGTCCCCGTTCCCGTCTCATCCCCGTTCCCGTCTcgtccccgttcccgttcccttccccgttcccgtccccgttcccgtctcatccccgttcccgtccccgttcccattcccgttcccgtccccgttcccgtccccgttcccattcccgttcccgtccCCGTTCTcgtccccgttcccgttcccatccccgtCCCCGTTCCCGTCTCATCCCCGTTCCCGTCCCCGTTCCCGTCTCATCCCCGTTCCCGCCCCATTCCCgtccccgttcccattcccatccccattcccgtCCCCGTTCCCGCCCCGTTCCCGTCCCCGTTCCCGTCCCCGTTCCCGTCTCATCCCCGTCCCCGTTCCCATCTCATCCCCGTTCccgtccccattcccatccccgttcccgttcccattcccgtccccgttcccgtctcatccccgttcccgttcccattcccgtccccgttcccttccccgttcccgtccccgttcccgtctcatccccgttcccgttcccattcccgtccccgttcccgtctcatccccgttcccgtccccattcccattcccattcccgtccCCGTTCCCGTCTCATCCCCGTTCCCGTCTCATCCCCGTTCCCGTCTCATCCCCGTTCccgtccccattcccattcccattcccctccccgttcccattcccattcccgttcccgttcccgtctCATCCCCGTTTCTCCCGGCAGCAGAAGCCGAAGGCGAAGGCGCGGCCGTCGCTCTCCAAGGCGCCGTGGGAGAGCAGCTACTTCGGGGTGCCCCTGGCCAGCGTGGTGACACCGGAGCGGCCGATCCCGGTGTTCATCGAGCGCTGCATCCAGTACATCGAGGCCACCGGTGAGACTGGGAGCGCTGGGAGTgcaatgggattttttgggaattttttgggaattttttgggatttttttaggatttttttggggatttttaggcaatttttttactttataagGGATTTTTTAGGTTGATTGAGTTCTGTATCCAGTACATCGAGGGAACTGGGgagactgggagcactgggagtttaatgggaatgctgtgggaaattttgggaattttttgggatttttttaggatttttttttgagatttttaggcaatttttttactttataagGGATTTTTTAGGTTGATTGAGTTCTGTATCCAGTACATCGAGGGAACTGGGgagactgggagcactgggagtttaatgggaatgctgtgggaaattttgggaattttttgggatttttttgggatttttttggggatttttaggcaatttttttactttataagGGATTTTTTAGGTTGATTGAGTTCTGTATCCAGTTCATCGAGGCCACTGGTgagactgggagcactgggagtacaatgggaatgctgtgggaaattttggggaattgaaaaaattccccccaaaaaagaaaaaaatctctgccctaaaaatattcttgaaaaaaatcccaaaaatcctaaaatccATCAAAACCTCCTATAAAACTCctaaaaatttcccaaaaaaattccaagaaaattCCCATGAAATGCctaaaaatttcccaaaataattccaaaaaaattcccataaaattctttaaaatttcccaaaaaaatccaaaaaaattcccataaaattcctaaaaaatttcacaaaaaaattccaaaaaaattcctataaaattcctaaaaatttcacaaataattccaaaaaaattcccataaaattcctaaaaatttcccaaaaaaattccaaaaaattcctataaaattcctaaaaatttcacaaataattccaaaaaaattcccataaaattcctaaaaatttcccaaaaaaattcaaaaaaaaatcctataaaattcctaaaattttcccaaaaaaaaatccaaaaaaatgcCTATAAAATTCCTAAGAATTTCCctaaaaaatttcccaaaaaattgctataaaattcctaaaaatttcccaaaaaaatccaaaaaaatccctaaaaatttccctaaaaaatttccaaaaaaattcctataAAATCCctccaaatttcccaaaaaaattaaaacaaaattcctattaaaaattccttaaaaaattcagtttggGAGAAACGCTGCAAAAACTCCAGAAAtgggaggggggagaggggaaaattgggggaaattgggggaaatttgggatttttcccaatttttgaatttttttttttaaattttatttttaatatttttttttttggggttttttttttgtttttggcaGGGTTGAGCACGGAGGGGATTTATCGAGTGAGCGGAAACAAATCAGAGATGGAAAGTCTGCAACGCCAGTTCGACCAAGgtaacccccaaaaaaatccccaaaaaaaataaaaccccaaaaaattccagacttctccaaaaatcccaaattccccaacGACGAAATTCCCGCGGTTTTGTCccaatttttgggggtttttcacCTCAAATCCCGACCCGAATTTTGGGTTCAAGGAGTGGAATTTGGGCTCGTCCAAGGAaagaatttttgggattttcagctggaaaaaaaatttgggattttggggttggaATTTCCAACAAATTtgcaaaaattcccattttttttccccaaatttccggaattttgggggtttttaaccCCAAATCCCGACCCGAATTTTGGGTTCAAGGAGTGGAATTTGGGCTCGTCCAAGGAaagaatttttgggattttcctctggaaaatattttgggattttggggttggaATTTCCAACAAATTTgcaaaaattcccaatttttttttctccaatttttcggaatttttggggtttttaaaccTCAAATCCCGACCCAAATTTTGGGTTCAAGGAGTGGAATTTGGGCTCGTCCACAAAAAAATTTTTAGGATTTCCCGTCTGAaaagaaatttgggattttgggattggAATTTCCAACAAATTcgcaaaaattcccatttttttccccaaagttccagaatttttgggtgtttttaacCTCAAATCCTGACCCGAATTTTGGGTTCAAGGAGTGGAATTTGGGCTCGTCCAAGGAaagaatttttgggattttcctctggaaaaatattttgggattttggggttggaATTTCCAGCAAATTTgcaaaaattctcatttttttcccccaaatttccggaatttttgggtttttaaccTCAAATCCCGACCCAAATTTGGGGTTCAGGGCTCGGAATTTGGGTTTATCCACGGAAAAaagtttttgggattttcctctggaaatattttgggattttggggttggaATTTCAGATTTCAAGCCTGAAATCCCCTCctaaaatccccattttttttttctcccctcccccaccatTCCCGCGATTCCCGCTCGGATTTTTtagtttcccccccccccccccccgaattccagaatttattttattttattttattttatttttactttatttttttttattttactttattttattttaatttcatttttaatttatttattttattttatttttattttatttctattttgtttaattttatttttattttattttattttttatattatttttattttattttagttttatttttttgttttattttattttatttattttattttattttatgttattttaattttatttattttgttttgctttgttttattttattttttactttaatttttttttattttactctattttattttactctattttattttaattttattttatttcagttttattttattttactttttttatttttacttttatttttattttatttttatttttattttatttcagttttattttattttaatttttttatttttacttttNNNNNNNNNNNNNNNNNNNNNNNNNNNNNNNNNNNNNNNNNNNNNNNNNNNNNNNNNNNNNNNNNNNNNNNNNNNNNNNNNNNNNNNNNNNNNNNNNNNNNNNNNNNNNNNNNNNNNNNNNNNNNNNNNNNNNNNNNNNNNNNNNNNNNNNNNNNNNNNNNNNNNNNNNNNNNNNNNNNNNNNNNNNNNNNNNNNNNNNNaaaaaaacataaaaaaaaacataaaaaaaaccccataaaaaacccattaaaaaacccataaaaaaaccatgaaaaaaaaccactaaaaaaacccagaaaaaaaaaataaaacagaaaaaaaaacataaaaaaaaccataaaaaaacccattaaaaaaaccatgaaaaaaaaccactaaaaaaaaaccactaaaaaaacccagaaaaaaaaacattaaaaaaacccataaaaaaaacccaaaaaagaaacccataaaaaaacccataaaaaaaaccactaaaaaaaaccactaaaaaaacccagaaaaaaaaaacataaaaaaaaaacccataaaaaaaaaccaaaaaagaaacccataaaaaaacccataaaaaaaaccactaaaaaaaaaccactaaaaaaacccagaaaaaaaaaacattaaaaaaacccattaaaaaaaacataaaaagaaacccataaaaaaacccattaaaaaacccataaaaaaaccatgaaaaaaaaacactaaagaaacccagaaaaaaaaaaacataaaaaaaacccaaaaaagaaacccattaaaaaacccataaaaaaaaccataaaaaaaccataaaaaaacagtaagaaaacccagaaaaaaaaacataaaaaaaaccttaaaaaaaaaaccaaaaaagaaacccaTTAAAAGAAACCCataaaaaacccataaaaaacaataaaaaaacccagaaaaaaaaccataaaaaaatttaaaaaaaccccattaaaaaatgtattaaaaaaaaaacaaaaaaacccc contains:
- the ARHGAP35 gene encoding rho GTPase-activating protein 35 isoform X3; amino-acid sequence: MMMARKQDGRTPTYNVSVVGLSGTEKEKGQCGIGKSCLCNRFVRPSADDFHLDHTSVLSTSDFGGRVVNNDHFLYWGEVARPLEECVECRIHVVEQTEFIDDQTFQPHRSTALQPYIKRAAATKLASAEKLMYFCTDQLGLEQDFEQKQMPDGKLPVDGFLLCVDVSRGMNRNFDEQLKFVSNLYNQLAKTKKPVVVVLTKCDEGVERYIRDAHAFALGKKNLQVVETSARSNVNVELAFSTLVQLVDKSRGKAKIIPYFEALKQQSQQIAAAKDKYEWLVSRIVKSHHEAWANVSRKMQPAPEYQDYVYLEGTLKAKKLFLQHVQRLKQEHIERRRKVYLAKLPQALDALVPDLDEIDHLSRAKAEKLLETKPDFLKWFVVLEETPWDATSHVDNVDNERIPFDLLETPAAEQLYEAHLEKLRDERKRAEMRRAFRENLESSPFVTPGKPWEEARSFIMNEDFYLWLEESVYMDIYGKHQKQLIDKAKEDFQELLLEYSELFYELELDAKPSKEKMGVIQEVLGEEQRFKALQKLQAERDALILKHIHFVYHPTKETCPSCAGCVDARVEQLLGSRFIRQHRNPLADPNVDRINLVILGKDGLARELANEIRALCTSDDKYVIEGKMYELALRPIEGNVRLPVNAFQTPTFQPHGCLCLYNSKESLSYVVESIEKSRESTVGRRDNHLAQLPLTLILVNKRGDAGGETLQSLIQQGQQIASKLQCVFLDPASAGIGYGRNINEKQIGQVLKGLLDAKRNLNLVVGSTSGLKDATDADLRVVMCLMCGDPVSADEVLLPILQAQPCRPAPGGGAAVLLDTTVGSQRRRVELSLLSYHASFGSRKSRLVHGYIVFYAARRKASLATLRAFLADVQDIVPVQLVALADASADLLDNDVSREQVAEGEEIAQEIEGRFATLSCGQPQPKLDAFQPFFKDALDKKNIVEATHMYDNAAEACSTGEDVFNSPCAGSPLCNSNLPDSEDDPEPLPGYSPFREEPAVPALPKDHSKLSMELEGNDGLSFIFESKLNNKVPPPVKPKPPVHFDIKGDLAYLEQGHRDGQRRSVSSSTWLPPDCFDPSDYAEPMDAVVKPRNEEENIYSVPHDSTQGKIITVRNINKATSNGSGNGSDSEMDTSSLERGRRLPTVTKPLLYRARCARLGRFAGYRPGLSVGSDDELGTGRKKDEEPGGQGGYKGDNAVMAYEAADGEDPRRRNILRSLRRTTKKPKAKARPSLSKAPWESSYFGVPLASVVTPERPIPVFIERCIQYIEATGLSTEGIYRVSGNKSEMESLQRQFDQGNPQKNPQKK
- the ARHGAP35 gene encoding rho GTPase-activating protein 35 isoform X2, which produces MMARKQDGRTPTYNVSVVGLSGTEKEKGQCGIGKSCLCNRFVRPSADDFHLDHTSVLSTSDFGGRVVNNDHFLYWGEVARPLEECVECRIHVVEQTEFIDDQTFQPHRSTALQPYIKRAAATKLASAEKLMYFCTDQLGLEQDFEQKQMPDGKLPVDGFLLCVDVSRGMNRNFDEQLKFVSNLYNQLAKTKKPVVVVLTKCDEGVERYIRDAHAFALGKKNLQVVETSARSNVNVELAFSTLVQLVDKSRGKAKIIPYFEALKQQSQQIAAAKDKYEWLVSRIVKSHHEAWANVSRKMQPAPEYQDYVYLEGTLKAKKLFLQHVQRLKQEHIERRRKVYLAKLPQALDALVPDLDEIDHLSRAKAEKLLETKPDFLKWFVVLEETPWDATSHVDNVDNERIPFDLLETPAAEQLYEAHLEKLRDERKRAEMRRAFRENLESSPFVTPGKPWEEARSFIMNEDFYLWLEESVYMDIYGKHQKQLIDKAKEDFQELLLEYSELFYELELDAKPSKEKMGVIQEVLGEEQRFKALQKLQAERDALILKHIHFVYHPTKETCPSCAGCVDARVEQLLGSRFIRQHRNPLADPNVDRINLVILGKDGLARELANEIRALCTSDDKYVIEGKMYELALRPIEGNVRLPVNAFQTPTFQPHGCLCLYNSKESLSYVVESIEKSRESTVGRRDNHLAQLPLTLILVNKRGDAGGETLQSLIQQGQQIASKLQCVFLDPASAGIGYGRNINEKQIGQVLKGLLDAKRNLNLVVGSTSGLKDATDADLRVVMCLMCGDPVSADEVLLPILQAQPCRPAPGGGAAVLLDTTVGSQRRRVELSLLSYHASFGSRKSRLVHGYIVFYAARRKASLATLRAFLADVQDIVPVQLVALADASADLLDNDVSREQVAEGEEIAQEIEGRFATLSCGQPQPKLDAFQPFFKDALDKKNIVEATHMYDNAAEACSTGEDVFNSPCAGSPLCNSNLPDSEDDPEPLPGYSPFREEPAVPALPKDHSKLSMELEGNDGLSFIFESKLNNKVPPPVKPKPPVHFDIKGDLAYLEQGHRDGQRRSVSSSTWLPPDCFDPSDYAEPMDAVVKPRNEEENIYSVPHDSTQGKIITVRNINKATSNGSGNGSDSEMDTSSLERGRRLPTVTKPLLYRARCARLGRFAGYRPGLSVGSDDELGTGRKKDEEPGGQGGYKGDNAVMAYEAADGEDPRRRNILRSLRRTTKKPKAKARPSLSKAPWESSYFGVPLASVVTPERPIPVFIERCIQYIEATGETGSAGSAMGFFGNFLGIFWDFFRIFLGIFRQFFYFIRDFLG
- the ARHGAP35 gene encoding rho GTPase-activating protein 35 isoform X1, which codes for MMARKQDGRTPTYNVSVVGLSGTEKEKGQCGIGKSCLCNRFVRPSADDFHLDHTSVLSTSDFGGRVVNNDHFLYWGEVARPLEECVECRIHVVEQTEFIDDQTFQPHRSTALQPYIKRAAATKLASAEKLMYFCTDQLGLEQDFEQKQMPDGKLPVDGFLLCVDVSRGMNRNFDEQLKFVSNLYNQLAKTKKPVVVVLTKCDEGVERYIRDAHAFALGKKNLQVVETSARSNVNVELAFSTLVQLVDKSRGKAKIIPYFEALKQQSQQIAAAKDKYEWLVSRIVKSHHEAWANVSRKMQPAPEYQDYVYLEGTLKAKKLFLQHVQRLKQEHIERRRKVYLAKLPQALDALVPDLDEIDHLSRAKAEKLLETKPDFLKWFVVLEETPWDATSHVDNVDNERIPFDLLETPAAEQLYEAHLEKLRDERKRAEMRRAFRENLESSPFVTPGKPWEEARSFIMNEDFYLWLEESVYMDIYGKHQKQLIDKAKEDFQELLLEYSELFYELELDAKPSKEKMGVIQEVLGEEQRFKALQKLQAERDALILKHIHFVYHPTKETCPSCAGCVDARVEQLLGSRFIRQHRNPLADPNVDRINLVILGKDGLARELANEIRALCTSDDKYVIEGKMYELALRPIEGNVRLPVNAFQTPTFQPHGCLCLYNSKESLSYVVESIEKSRESTVGRRDNHLAQLPLTLILVNKRGDAGGETLQSLIQQGQQIASKLQCVFLDPASAGIGYGRNINEKQIGQVLKGLLDAKRNLNLVVGSTSGLKDATDADLRVVMCLMCGDPVSADEVLLPILQAQPCRPAPGGGAAVLLDTTVGSQRRRVELSLLSYHASFGSRKSRLVHGYIVFYAARRKASLATLRAFLADVQDIVPVQLVALADASADLLDNDVSREQVAEGEEIAQEIEGRFATLSCGQPQPKLDAFQPFFKDALDKKNIVEATHMYDNAAEACSTGEDVFNSPCAGSPLCNSNLPDSEDDPEPLPGYSPFREEPAVPALPKDHSKLSMELEGNDGLSFIFESKLNNKVPPPVKPKPPVHFDIKGDLAYLEQGHRDGQRRSVSSSTWLPPDCFDPSDYAEPMDAVVKPRNEEENIYSVPHDSTQGKIITVRNINKATSNGSGNGSDSEMDTSSLERGRRLPTVTKPLLYRARCARLGRFAGYRPGLSVGSDDELGTGRKKDEEPGGQGGYKGDNAVMAYEAADGEDPRRRNILRSLRRTTKQKPKAKARPSLSKAPWESSYFGVPLASVVTPERPIPVFIERCIQYIEATGETGSAGSAMGFFGNFLGIFWDFFRIFLGIFRQFFYFIRDFLG